A single region of the Polyodon spathula isolate WHYD16114869_AA chromosome 12, ASM1765450v1, whole genome shotgun sequence genome encodes:
- the LOC121323833 gene encoding calcium signal-modulating cyclophilin ligand-like isoform X2: METADLSAQKGSGEKCGMSAKRRAELRRRKLLVNSEDRMKRIMGFSKTSDADVSNDMLITSTVPLEPVRAEPLLLPTSTRVPVFPSEADLGGDSSRELRQRPRGEGLSDGAPRSPSQGHQQCLSRFDEAMKLRSQLVSEEPGQEGGSGADELDVFHVFRLAGSVLLALAVRAFVCKYLSIFAPFLTLELAYMGLYKYFPKGEKKTKRTVLTAALLLSGIPAEVIRRSMETYSRMGDVFTDLSVYFFTFILCHEVLSLLGSEST, encoded by the exons ATGGAGACTGCAGACCTAAGCGCGCAGAAGGGCTCTGGAGAAAAGTGCGGCATGTCCGCAAAAAGGAGAGCTGAGCTTCGAAGGAGGAAACTGCTGGTGAATTCGGAGGACAGAATGAAGCGCATCATGGGGTTCAGTAAAACAAGCGACGCGGATGTCAGTAATG ACATGCTCATAACTTCCACAGTTCCCCTGGAGCCTGTGAGGGCTGAGCCGCTGTTGCTCCCCACTTCCACGAGAGTTCCTGTGTTCCCCAGCGAAGCAGATCTGGGGGGAGACAGCAGCAGGGAGCTCCGGCAAAGACCCCGGGGGGAGGGCCTCTCGGACGGTGCCCCTCGCTCCCCGAGCCAGGGGCACCAGCAGTGCCTGTCCCGCTTTGACGAGGCCATGAAGCTGCGCAGCCAGCTGGTCAGTGAGGAGCCCGGGCAGGAGGGCGGCTCAGGGGCCGACGAGCTGGACGTCTTCCATGTGTTCAGACTGGCTGGAAGTGTGCTGCTGGCACTCGCTGTCAGAGCCTTTGTGTGCAAGTATCTG TCCATATTTGCTCCATTTCTGACTCTTGAGTTGGCGTACATGGGCCTGTACAAATATTTTCCAAAG GGTGAGAAGAAGACGAAAAGGACTGTGCTCACCGCGGCCTTGCTGCTGTCGGGCATCCCTGCGGAAGTGATCAGGCGCTCCATGGAAACCTACAGCAGGATGGGAGACGTGTTCACTGATCTCAGTGTCTACTTCTTCACCTTCATCCTCTGCCACGAAGTCCTGAGCCTCCTGGGCTCAGAAAGCACTTGA
- the LOC121323833 gene encoding calcium signal-modulating cyclophilin ligand-like isoform X1 has protein sequence METADLSAQKGSGEKCGMSAKRRAELRRRKLLVNSEDRMKRIMGFSKTSDADVSNADMLITSTVPLEPVRAEPLLLPTSTRVPVFPSEADLGGDSSRELRQRPRGEGLSDGAPRSPSQGHQQCLSRFDEAMKLRSQLVSEEPGQEGGSGADELDVFHVFRLAGSVLLALAVRAFVCKYLSIFAPFLTLELAYMGLYKYFPKGEKKTKRTVLTAALLLSGIPAEVIRRSMETYSRMGDVFTDLSVYFFTFILCHEVLSLLGSEST, from the exons ATGGAGACTGCAGACCTAAGCGCGCAGAAGGGCTCTGGAGAAAAGTGCGGCATGTCCGCAAAAAGGAGAGCTGAGCTTCGAAGGAGGAAACTGCTGGTGAATTCGGAGGACAGAATGAAGCGCATCATGGGGTTCAGTAAAACAAGCGACGCGGATGTCAGTAATG CAGACATGCTCATAACTTCCACAGTTCCCCTGGAGCCTGTGAGGGCTGAGCCGCTGTTGCTCCCCACTTCCACGAGAGTTCCTGTGTTCCCCAGCGAAGCAGATCTGGGGGGAGACAGCAGCAGGGAGCTCCGGCAAAGACCCCGGGGGGAGGGCCTCTCGGACGGTGCCCCTCGCTCCCCGAGCCAGGGGCACCAGCAGTGCCTGTCCCGCTTTGACGAGGCCATGAAGCTGCGCAGCCAGCTGGTCAGTGAGGAGCCCGGGCAGGAGGGCGGCTCAGGGGCCGACGAGCTGGACGTCTTCCATGTGTTCAGACTGGCTGGAAGTGTGCTGCTGGCACTCGCTGTCAGAGCCTTTGTGTGCAAGTATCTG TCCATATTTGCTCCATTTCTGACTCTTGAGTTGGCGTACATGGGCCTGTACAAATATTTTCCAAAG GGTGAGAAGAAGACGAAAAGGACTGTGCTCACCGCGGCCTTGCTGCTGTCGGGCATCCCTGCGGAAGTGATCAGGCGCTCCATGGAAACCTACAGCAGGATGGGAGACGTGTTCACTGATCTCAGTGTCTACTTCTTCACCTTCATCCTCTGCCACGAAGTCCTGAGCCTCCTGGGCTCAGAAAGCACTTGA
- the LOC121323833 gene encoding calcium signal-modulating cyclophilin ligand-like isoform X3, whose amino-acid sequence METADLSAQKGSGEKCGMSAKRRAELRRRKLLVNSEDRMKRIMGFSKTSDADVSNVPLEPVRAEPLLLPTSTRVPVFPSEADLGGDSSRELRQRPRGEGLSDGAPRSPSQGHQQCLSRFDEAMKLRSQLVSEEPGQEGGSGADELDVFHVFRLAGSVLLALAVRAFVCKYLSIFAPFLTLELAYMGLYKYFPKGEKKTKRTVLTAALLLSGIPAEVIRRSMETYSRMGDVFTDLSVYFFTFILCHEVLSLLGSEST is encoded by the exons ATGGAGACTGCAGACCTAAGCGCGCAGAAGGGCTCTGGAGAAAAGTGCGGCATGTCCGCAAAAAGGAGAGCTGAGCTTCGAAGGAGGAAACTGCTGGTGAATTCGGAGGACAGAATGAAGCGCATCATGGGGTTCAGTAAAACAAGCGACGCGGATGTCAGTAATG TTCCCCTGGAGCCTGTGAGGGCTGAGCCGCTGTTGCTCCCCACTTCCACGAGAGTTCCTGTGTTCCCCAGCGAAGCAGATCTGGGGGGAGACAGCAGCAGGGAGCTCCGGCAAAGACCCCGGGGGGAGGGCCTCTCGGACGGTGCCCCTCGCTCCCCGAGCCAGGGGCACCAGCAGTGCCTGTCCCGCTTTGACGAGGCCATGAAGCTGCGCAGCCAGCTGGTCAGTGAGGAGCCCGGGCAGGAGGGCGGCTCAGGGGCCGACGAGCTGGACGTCTTCCATGTGTTCAGACTGGCTGGAAGTGTGCTGCTGGCACTCGCTGTCAGAGCCTTTGTGTGCAAGTATCTG TCCATATTTGCTCCATTTCTGACTCTTGAGTTGGCGTACATGGGCCTGTACAAATATTTTCCAAAG GGTGAGAAGAAGACGAAAAGGACTGTGCTCACCGCGGCCTTGCTGCTGTCGGGCATCCCTGCGGAAGTGATCAGGCGCTCCATGGAAACCTACAGCAGGATGGGAGACGTGTTCACTGATCTCAGTGTCTACTTCTTCACCTTCATCCTCTGCCACGAAGTCCTGAGCCTCCTGGGCTCAGAAAGCACTTGA